A portion of the Acidisoma sp. PAMC 29798 genome contains these proteins:
- the tsaE gene encoding tRNA (adenosine(37)-N6)-threonylcarbamoyltransferase complex ATPase subunit type 1 TsaE, which yields MPEVSPPALLLDLPTLAATEALARRVGALLHREDAVLLSGPLGAGKSAFARALLRDLVGDPAMDVPSPSFTLVQSYDTPRGVVHHYDLWRLEPGPDLRELGLDEAFRDIALIEWPDRLGDLTPPDALAIDLMPVSEEARRARLTGWPDRLEALAA from the coding sequence ATGCCCGAAGTTTCGCCACCCGCCCTGCTGCTCGACCTGCCGACCCTCGCGGCGACGGAAGCGCTCGCCCGGCGCGTCGGCGCGCTGTTGCACCGCGAGGATGCCGTGTTGCTGAGCGGGCCCCTCGGCGCCGGCAAAAGCGCCTTCGCCCGCGCCCTGTTGCGCGACCTTGTGGGCGATCCGGCGATGGATGTGCCGAGCCCGAGCTTCACCCTGGTGCAGAGCTACGACACGCCGCGCGGCGTGGTGCATCATTATGATCTGTGGCGACTGGAGCCCGGACCCGATTTGCGGGAGCTGGGGCTGGACGAGGCTTTCCGCGACATCGCCCTCATCGAATGGCCCGACCGGTTGGGCGACCTGACGCCGCCCGATGCCCTGGCGATCGACCTGATGCCGGTGTCGGAGGAGGCGCGTCGCGCCCGATTGACCGGCTGGCCCGATCGGCTGGAGGCATTGGCCGCATGA
- the addA gene encoding double-strand break repair helicase AddA, which yields MTTTAQPSLALPPTPSADDARVRASRHQMAASNPAVSTFVAASAGSGKTKLLTDRLLRLMLTGVDPGRILCLTFTRNAAAEMALRLQDRLGIWVSLPDEVLDRALHDLSVPPTPVNRKRARSLFAIVLDLPGGMRIDTIHAFCQSLLRRFPLEAGISPHFRLVEERDAMINLREEQEHMLARVHDGTEGMAGAVDALAAQIGTDDLDRLLRDIDGGRERSEHLLKQDLSSLIAAQRRVVGAKRTEAEIWTLAVEGADDTDLRYALGAVSERGAPGAKAKALALLDWLAGSPERRQETWQSWSDGLLTKGEPRSLTFLVGKKLDLAEPDIWPVIEAEQLRLMALNDAFAADRLATLSAAFLRLALPVLKAQARRRQVEGLMDYGDLILRSNDLLRDPGAAWVLFKLDHGLDHLLLDEVQDTAPGQWSIAGSLTEEFFAGAGTRDANEKTKRTVFAVGDRKQSIYGFQGADLLSFDAWRGKLRDRVRTAKREWHDGALDVSFRSVVPVLALVDAVFADPEAARGVVETAGEPLQHVSARPEDGGRVELWPLMPRQITPAPEPWLIPDTNLAQASAPSRLARALAQWIAQATTGGMMLESQGRPVTPGDILVLLQKRAPFAPLLVRELKAAGVAVAGLDRLELTAQAAVQDLMALADSLLLPEDDLAFACWLTSPLGNLTDDSLMALAAGRTQRHLFEALRLRAAERPDWQTAWTFFRALQPRVDYASPHALFSQALGALGGRARLFHRLGAEAAEPVDELLGAALTYGASHAPSLQGFLHWLRQSTTEAKREPGAAGDAVRIMTVHASKGLQAPIVIMADAAGRPPPSRGNLLWMRNEADGSDLPIFCPRRDMHCEESLSFQSQMQVRAVEEHHRLLYVAMTRAEDRLLVCGWETGTRGTAPTWHDLIGRGFDRLEIAPEEMAAGAWPETIRSLSAPQRRPPPMSKAETTSLVVAPMPPWLGQAPEWRASPPPPEPARPKPLAPSRPDQAAFGPVPQADSPVAARTFGQAARGARFARGTLIHGLLQHLPDIAPMRRAEAGRGFLTRPGSALDAAEAKRVLAQCLAVLDHPSLGQAFAPGSRAEVPLAGEAGGVVITGIVDRLAVSDQQVVAIDFKTGRQPPAEIGETPILYLRQMAAYRALLRAIFPGRAVLCALVWTETATVTPLPDAMLDGYAPGSTS from the coding sequence ATGACAACCACCGCTCAACCCTCACTCGCGCTCCCGCCGACGCCAAGCGCCGATGATGCGCGGGTGCGGGCCAGCCGCCACCAGATGGCGGCCTCGAACCCTGCCGTCTCGACTTTCGTGGCGGCCTCGGCCGGATCGGGCAAGACCAAGCTGCTGACCGACCGACTGCTGCGCCTGATGCTGACCGGCGTCGATCCCGGTCGTATCCTGTGCCTCACCTTCACCCGCAACGCCGCCGCCGAAATGGCCCTGCGGCTGCAGGACCGCCTCGGCATCTGGGTCAGCCTGCCCGACGAGGTGCTCGACCGCGCATTGCACGACCTGTCGGTTCCGCCGACGCCCGTGAACCGCAAGCGCGCGCGCAGCCTGTTCGCCATCGTGCTCGATCTGCCCGGCGGCATGCGCATCGATACCATCCACGCCTTCTGCCAATCCCTGCTGCGGCGCTTTCCGCTGGAAGCCGGAATCTCCCCCCATTTCCGGCTGGTGGAAGAGCGCGATGCCATGATCAACCTGCGGGAGGAGCAGGAGCATATGCTCGCCCGCGTGCATGACGGCACCGAAGGCATGGCCGGGGCGGTAGACGCCCTCGCCGCCCAGATCGGCACGGATGATCTCGACCGGCTGTTGCGCGACATCGATGGCGGGCGCGAACGATCCGAACACCTCCTCAAGCAGGATTTGTCCAGCCTGATCGCAGCCCAGCGGCGCGTCGTCGGCGCCAAGCGGACCGAGGCCGAGATTTGGACATTGGCGGTCGAAGGCGCCGACGACACGGACCTGCGCTATGCTCTCGGCGCAGTGTCGGAACGCGGCGCGCCCGGCGCGAAAGCCAAGGCGCTGGCGCTGCTCGACTGGCTCGCTGGCTCTCCTGAGCGTCGCCAGGAGACCTGGCAGAGCTGGAGCGACGGGCTGCTGACCAAGGGCGAGCCACGTTCCCTTACTTTCCTCGTCGGCAAAAAGCTCGACCTGGCCGAGCCCGATATCTGGCCGGTGATCGAGGCCGAGCAGCTTCGGCTCATGGCGCTGAACGACGCCTTCGCCGCCGACCGCCTGGCCACGCTCTCAGCCGCCTTCCTGCGTCTCGCGCTGCCGGTGCTGAAGGCCCAGGCGCGGCGGCGGCAGGTGGAGGGGTTGATGGATTACGGTGACCTCATCCTCCGCTCCAATGATCTGCTGCGCGATCCCGGCGCCGCCTGGGTGCTGTTCAAGCTCGACCACGGTCTCGATCACCTGTTGCTGGACGAGGTGCAGGACACCGCGCCCGGCCAATGGAGCATTGCCGGCAGCCTGACGGAGGAGTTCTTCGCCGGCGCCGGCACGCGGGACGCCAATGAGAAGACCAAGCGCACGGTCTTCGCCGTGGGTGACCGCAAGCAATCCATCTACGGCTTCCAGGGCGCCGACCTGCTGTCCTTCGACGCCTGGCGCGGCAAGCTGCGGGACCGGGTTCGCACCGCAAAGCGAGAGTGGCATGACGGCGCGCTCGACGTGTCCTTCCGCTCCGTCGTGCCGGTGCTGGCCCTGGTCGATGCCGTCTTTGCCGACCCCGAAGCGGCGCGTGGCGTGGTCGAGACCGCCGGTGAGCCGCTGCAGCATGTCTCGGCGCGACCCGAGGATGGCGGCCGGGTGGAGCTATGGCCGCTGATGCCCCGGCAGATCACGCCGGCGCCGGAGCCCTGGCTGATCCCCGACACCAACCTCGCCCAGGCCTCGGCACCCAGCCGGCTTGCCCGCGCGCTGGCGCAATGGATTGCGCAGGCCACGACCGGCGGCATGATGCTGGAGAGCCAGGGGCGGCCGGTGACGCCGGGCGACATTCTCGTGCTGCTGCAAAAGCGCGCGCCCTTCGCGCCGCTGCTGGTGCGGGAACTGAAAGCCGCCGGCGTGGCCGTCGCGGGGCTCGACCGGCTGGAACTCACCGCCCAGGCGGCGGTGCAGGATCTCATGGCGCTGGCGGATAGCCTGCTGCTGCCAGAGGACGATCTCGCCTTCGCCTGTTGGCTGACCAGCCCGCTCGGCAATCTGACCGATGACAGTCTGATGGCTCTGGCGGCGGGTCGCACGCAGCGACATCTGTTTGAGGCGCTGCGCCTCCGCGCGGCGGAACGGCCCGACTGGCAGACGGCCTGGACCTTCTTCCGCGCCCTGCAGCCGCGCGTCGATTACGCCAGCCCGCATGCCCTGTTCTCCCAGGCGCTCGGCGCCCTCGGCGGGCGGGCGCGGCTATTCCATCGCCTGGGCGCGGAAGCGGCCGAGCCGGTGGATGAATTGCTCGGCGCGGCGTTGACCTATGGCGCCAGCCACGCGCCCTCGCTGCAGGGCTTTCTCCACTGGCTTCGCCAATCCACCACCGAGGCCAAGCGCGAGCCCGGCGCCGCCGGGGATGCGGTGCGCATCATGACCGTCCATGCCTCCAAGGGTTTGCAAGCGCCGATCGTCATCATGGCCGATGCCGCAGGCCGGCCGCCGCCCAGTCGCGGCAATCTGCTGTGGATGCGCAACGAGGCGGATGGGTCGGACCTGCCGATCTTCTGCCCGCGCCGGGACATGCATTGCGAGGAGAGCCTGAGCTTTCAGTCCCAGATGCAGGTACGCGCGGTCGAGGAGCATCACCGTCTGCTCTATGTCGCTATGACCCGCGCGGAGGACCGGCTGCTGGTCTGCGGTTGGGAAACCGGCACGCGCGGCACGGCGCCGACCTGGCACGATCTGATCGGGCGCGGCTTCGATCGGCTGGAGATCGCGCCGGAGGAGATGGCGGCGGGCGCTTGGCCCGAAACGATCCGGTCACTTTCCGCGCCGCAGCGCCGGCCGCCGCCAATGAGCAAGGCGGAAACGACGTCGCTCGTCGTCGCCCCCATGCCGCCATGGTTGGGCCAAGCGCCGGAGTGGCGGGCGTCACCACCACCGCCGGAGCCCGCACGACCAAAACCCCTGGCACCAAGCCGACCGGATCAGGCCGCCTTCGGCCCTGTGCCGCAAGCCGATTCACCGGTCGCGGCCCGCACCTTCGGCCAGGCGGCGCGCGGGGCACGCTTCGCACGCGGCACGCTGATCCACGGCCTGCTGCAACATCTGCCCGACATCGCGCCGATGCGGCGGGCGGAGGCCGGGCGCGGCTTCCTGACGCGGCCCGGCTCGGCGTTGGACGCGGCGGAGGCCAAGCGCGTGCTGGCCCAATGCCTCGCCGTGCTGGACCATCCCTCACTCGGCCAGGCCTTCGCGCCCGGCAGCCGGGCGGAAGTGCCGCTGGCGGGTGAGGCCGGCGGCGTGGTGATCACCGGTATCGTCGATCGCCTCGCGGTGTCCGACCAGCAGGTGGTGGCGATCGACTTCAAGACCGGCCGCCAGCCACCGGCGGAGATCGGCGAAACGCCGATCCTCTATCTGCGGCAAATGGCAGCCTATCGGGCTTTGCTGCGCGCGATCTTCCCCGGCCGTGCCGTGCTTTGCGCTCTCGTTTGGACCGAAACCGCGACGGTCACACCCCTGCCGGATGCTATGCTCGACGGCTACGCGCCGGGGAGCACGTCCTAG
- a CDS encoding acyl-CoA thioesterase: MAVREPLIRVIAMPADTNPSGDIFGGWLMAQMDLAAGNLAHRIAKGRCVTAAVDGMAFLSPVQVGDEVSFFAELLSMGRTSMKITVEAERRTRFETDTIPVTKATFTFVALDESRKPRPINPG; encoded by the coding sequence ATGGCGGTGCGCGAGCCCCTGATCCGCGTCATCGCCATGCCGGCGGACACCAATCCGTCGGGCGATATCTTCGGCGGTTGGCTGATGGCGCAGATGGACCTTGCGGCGGGCAACCTCGCCCATCGCATCGCCAAGGGCCGCTGCGTCACTGCCGCCGTCGATGGCATGGCGTTCCTGTCACCGGTCCAGGTAGGCGACGAGGTCAGCTTCTTCGCGGAACTTCTCTCCATGGGTCGCACCTCCATGAAGATTACGGTCGAAGCCGAGCGTCGGACGCGGTTCGAGACGGATACAATTCCGGTCACGAAGGCGACCTTCACCTTTGTGGCGCTCGATGAAAGCCGCAAGCCGAGGCCGATCAATCCGGGTTGA
- a CDS encoding glycosyltransferase family 9 protein: MPPITILNGFGISLGDGIIGLQALSVARTIGAIEGPVVLARIDSAAKPLLPQLYDLAGDLAAVVPMAEADLAGPVIDMRDFAYDPGFARISMIDFFLSRLGVAPDSVASVLKRNTWLAPRAGRLPGLGLSPGYTLVCPTASIALRNMPEAVHGAVIARLSGPVLTQGPPSGGAIAAPVCKTIRELCALVAGARCVISTDTATMHLADAFSVPCLAFFTTHRPEWRVRDYPLCQAIYLPADLPASIEFPRDDADLVAARAAWFPDGDNLIWLDRALTEFGV; encoded by the coding sequence TTGCCGCCGATCACCATCCTAAACGGCTTCGGTATCAGCCTCGGCGACGGAATCATCGGGCTGCAGGCACTCTCGGTCGCGCGCACCATCGGCGCGATTGAGGGACCCGTCGTGCTGGCCCGGATCGACTCGGCGGCGAAACCGCTGCTGCCGCAGCTCTATGATCTCGCCGGTGATCTCGCCGCCGTGGTGCCGATGGCGGAGGCTGATCTGGCCGGGCCGGTCATCGATATGCGCGACTTCGCCTATGACCCAGGATTTGCCCGCATTTCCATGATCGACTTCTTTTTGAGCCGCCTAGGCGTGGCGCCTGACAGCGTGGCGTCGGTTCTCAAGCGCAATACCTGGCTGGCGCCCCGCGCCGGGCGGCTTCCGGGTCTCGGCCTCTCGCCCGGATATACGCTCGTCTGCCCAACGGCCTCGATCGCCTTGCGGAATATGCCGGAGGCCGTGCATGGCGCCGTCATCGCCCGACTGAGCGGGCCGGTCTTGACGCAGGGGCCGCCGAGCGGAGGTGCCATCGCGGCGCCGGTCTGCAAGACCATTCGCGAACTCTGCGCCCTGGTCGCGGGCGCCCGTTGCGTGATCTCCACCGACACGGCGACGATGCATCTGGCCGATGCCTTCTCGGTGCCGTGCCTCGCCTTCTTCACCACCCATCGGCCGGAATGGCGGGTGCGGGACTATCCGCTCTGCCAGGCCATCTATCTTCCCGCCGATCTGCCGGCGAGCATCGAATTTCCGCGCGACGACGCCGATTTGGTCGCCGCCCGCGCGGCCTGGTTTCCAGACGGCGACAACCTCATCTGGCTCGACCGTGCGCTGACGGAATTTGGGGTTTAG
- the addB gene encoding double-strand break repair protein AddB, producing the protein MSRPALWSIPAGHAFLDEMARRWLADHGELSDGVILLPTRRAARGLSEAFLRATDGRPILLPRIAAVGAADEAALTLGGFALDLPPAMPQAQRLAALSRLVLALERASGTPTAGLDATWRLARELAALMDEAERAEVPLATALRATVPEELAAHWQKTLTFLAIATEQWPAILADAGLMDPVARQVRLLHAQAEAWEAAAPAFPVWMAGIAGGIPTVAHLARVVAALPKGAVILHGLDRAMADEVWDTLQHGHPQAGMQRLLGALGATRGDVRPWREGAAESGRAGLLARALLPAEALGSWREAAPLPLEGMFRLRAADQQQEALAIAAILRDAIETPAATAVLVTPDRALAARVVAELARFGITADDSAGEPLAESPPATLMRLIARAVADGLAPVPLLSMLKHPLAALGLSPGACRAAARALELACLRGPRPPSRLAGLREALSQSRSEDLLAPMLLDRLEEALRPLLLLVEGGQVQSPAVLLAALAEAAEAIATTENARGDRMLWSAEEGEALATMIAEALPALESLPDTDPRVLPGLLDALLEGQVVRGRRALRGLGEGGSIHPRIFIWGLLEARLQSADVIVLGGLVEGVWPPATDPGPWLSRRMRAEAGLPSPEEIIGQTAHDFVSVSCAAPTVILSAPRRLAGAPAVPARWLKRLEAMLAGGQLTLPEHPALDWARALDQPAGAPQPVAPPSPRPAVPLRPRRLSITEIETWLADPYAIHARHILRLKELDPLDQATDAADYGRLVHAGMQHFLKEAGADWRPDAPLRLRAAMEHALGDAKLRPALANWWRPRLVRIADWIASVETARRAGLSLTAIGAEIPGEWELRGPAGAFLLRGRADRIERRQDGSLGLIDYKTGTVPTEKRVREGHAPQLPLEAAMAAAGAFGPIFSGATAEMSYWRLRGGAEPGEVIEPVPDQAELAALIAQSETALLALIAAFDDPGKAYLARPHPGRAARDSGYGRLARMAEWAGVGEDPA; encoded by the coding sequence TTGAGCCGACCGGCTCTGTGGTCGATTCCGGCCGGACACGCGTTCCTGGATGAAATGGCGCGCCGCTGGCTCGCGGACCATGGCGAACTATCGGATGGCGTGATCCTGCTGCCGACGCGGCGCGCGGCACGCGGGTTGAGCGAAGCCTTCCTCCGCGCCACCGATGGGCGGCCGATTTTGTTGCCGCGCATCGCGGCCGTTGGCGCGGCGGATGAGGCGGCGCTCACCCTCGGCGGTTTCGCGCTCGACCTGCCGCCGGCCATGCCGCAGGCACAGCGGCTGGCCGCCCTGTCCCGCCTCGTACTGGCACTTGAACGCGCGAGCGGCACGCCGACGGCAGGGCTCGACGCGACCTGGCGGCTGGCGCGCGAACTCGCGGCCCTGATGGATGAGGCCGAGCGCGCGGAAGTGCCGCTCGCCACCGCCCTGCGGGCGACAGTGCCGGAGGAACTCGCCGCCCATTGGCAGAAGACCCTGACCTTCCTGGCCATCGCCACCGAGCAATGGCCGGCGATCCTCGCCGATGCGGGGCTGATGGACCCGGTCGCGCGGCAGGTCCGGCTGTTGCATGCCCAAGCCGAGGCCTGGGAAGCGGCGGCACCGGCGTTTCCGGTTTGGATGGCCGGCATTGCCGGCGGCATTCCGACGGTGGCGCATCTCGCCCGCGTCGTGGCAGCGCTCCCCAAGGGTGCCGTCATTCTCCATGGCCTGGACCGGGCGATGGCCGATGAGGTCTGGGACACGCTTCAGCACGGCCATCCGCAGGCCGGCATGCAACGATTGCTCGGCGCCCTGGGTGCGACGCGCGGCGATGTGCGGCCCTGGCGAGAGGGTGCGGCCGAGAGCGGGCGCGCTGGCTTGCTCGCCCGCGCCTTGCTGCCGGCCGAGGCACTGGGCAGCTGGCGGGAAGCGGCGCCCTTGCCGCTGGAGGGCATGTTTCGCCTGCGCGCCGCCGATCAGCAGCAGGAAGCGCTGGCCATTGCCGCCATCCTGCGCGACGCCATCGAAACGCCGGCCGCGACCGCCGTGCTCGTCACGCCCGACCGCGCCTTGGCCGCGCGGGTGGTGGCGGAATTGGCGCGCTTCGGCATCACCGCCGATGACAGCGCCGGCGAGCCCTTGGCGGAATCGCCGCCCGCGACGCTGATGCGCCTGATCGCCCGCGCGGTGGCCGATGGCCTGGCGCCGGTGCCGCTCCTGTCGATGCTCAAGCATCCATTGGCGGCGCTCGGTCTGTCGCCCGGCGCCTGCCGCGCCGCTGCGCGCGCCCTGGAACTCGCCTGCCTGCGCGGGCCCCGCCCGCCCTCGCGGCTGGCGGGCTTGAGGGAGGCGCTGTCGCAATCGCGCAGCGAAGACCTACTCGCGCCGATGCTGCTGGATCGGCTGGAAGAGGCGCTGCGCCCCCTGCTCCTCCTCGTCGAGGGCGGGCAGGTTCAGAGCCCAGCCGTTTTGCTCGCGGCCCTCGCCGAAGCCGCCGAGGCAATCGCCACGACCGAGAACGCGCGCGGCGACCGTATGCTGTGGTCGGCTGAGGAGGGCGAGGCGCTCGCCACCATGATCGCCGAAGCCTTGCCGGCACTGGAAAGCCTGCCTGACACCGACCCGCGCGTGTTGCCGGGGCTGCTCGATGCGCTGCTGGAGGGTCAGGTCGTGCGCGGTCGTCGCGCGCTGCGTGGCCTCGGCGAAGGCGGCAGCATCCATCCCCGAATCTTCATCTGGGGCCTGTTGGAAGCGCGTCTGCAAAGCGCCGATGTCATCGTCCTCGGCGGCTTGGTCGAGGGCGTCTGGCCACCCGCGACCGATCCCGGTCCCTGGCTCAGTCGCCGAATGCGGGCCGAGGCCGGCTTGCCCTCGCCGGAGGAGATCATCGGCCAGACAGCGCATGATTTCGTGTCGGTGAGCTGTGCCGCACCCACCGTCATTCTCAGCGCGCCACGTCGCCTCGCCGGGGCGCCTGCAGTCCCGGCGCGCTGGCTCAAGCGGCTGGAGGCGATGCTGGCCGGCGGGCAACTGACGCTGCCCGAACATCCCGCGCTGGACTGGGCGCGGGCGCTTGACCAGCCGGCGGGCGCGCCGCAGCCGGTGGCGCCGCCGTCGCCGCGCCCGGCCGTGCCGCTACGGCCACGCCGGCTGAGCATCACCGAAATCGAGACGTGGCTCGCCGACCCTTATGCGATTCATGCCCGGCATATCCTGAGACTCAAAGAACTCGATCCGCTGGATCAGGCAACGGATGCCGCCGATTACGGTCGTCTGGTGCATGCGGGGATGCAGCATTTTCTGAAGGAAGCCGGCGCGGACTGGCGGCCGGATGCCCCGCTGCGGCTGCGCGCGGCGATGGAGCATGCGCTGGGGGACGCGAAGCTGCGCCCGGCGCTGGCCAATTGGTGGCGCCCGCGTCTGGTGCGGATCGCGGACTGGATCGCCTCGGTCGAAACCGCGCGGCGGGCGGGGCTGTCGCTGACCGCCATCGGTGCCGAGATTCCCGGCGAGTGGGAGCTGCGAGGCCCTGCCGGGGCGTTTCTGCTGCGCGGCCGAGCTGACCGGATCGAACGTCGGCAGGACGGCAGCCTCGGTCTGATCGACTACAAGACCGGCACCGTGCCGACTGAGAAGCGCGTCCGCGAAGGCCACGCGCCGCAACTGCCGCTGGAGGCCGCGATGGCGGCGGCCGGCGCCTTTGGGCCGATCTTCAGCGGCGCCACCGCCGAGATGAGCTATTGGCGCCTGCGCGGCGGCGCCGAGCCCGGCGAGGTGATCGAGCCGGTGCCCGATCAGGCCGAGCTTGCGGCGCTGATCGCCCAATCCGAGACGGCGTTGCTGGCCTTGATCGCGGCTTTCGACGATCCGGGCAAAGCCTATCTTGCCCGGCCGCATCCCGGCCGCGCTGCCCGCGATTCGGGGTATGGCCGCCTCGCCCGCATGGCCGAATGGGCCGGCGTCGGGGAGGACCCGGCGTGA
- a CDS encoding nucleotidyltransferase family protein: MPKNPPRYGMILAAGLGTRMRPLTEDTAKPMLSLQGRTLLDHALDRLAAAGVEQVVVNTHWQAEKVEAHLAARSEGPKTVVMREDRLLNTGGAVAAALAAGLLGEAPFFVVNGDAFWLDGPAVALARLAGSMEVEAGDSGAEAVLLLHRGAQVSGEVGAGDFALDRWGIPRRPKENEQVPYIFAGVQILSPALFQDAPAAPFSMNLLWDRALEAGKLRAIVHDGLWFHLSTPPDLDHAEAELRERSTGETR; the protein is encoded by the coding sequence ATGCCGAAGAACCCGCCCCGCTACGGGATGATCCTTGCCGCTGGCCTCGGCACGCGCATGCGCCCGCTGACGGAAGACACGGCGAAGCCGATGCTCAGCCTGCAAGGGCGCACGCTTCTCGATCACGCGCTCGATCGGCTGGCGGCGGCCGGTGTCGAACAGGTGGTGGTCAATACCCATTGGCAGGCCGAAAAAGTCGAGGCGCATCTGGCGGCGCGATCCGAGGGGCCGAAAACCGTTGTGATGCGGGAGGATCGGCTTCTCAATACCGGCGGCGCTGTGGCGGCGGCGCTCGCCGCCGGCCTGCTGGGCGAGGCGCCCTTTTTTGTCGTGAACGGCGACGCCTTTTGGCTGGACGGGCCTGCGGTCGCCCTGGCCCGGCTTGCGGGATCGATGGAGGTCGAAGCGGGCGACAGTGGCGCGGAGGCGGTGCTGTTACTGCATCGCGGCGCCCAGGTCTCGGGGGAGGTCGGTGCCGGGGATTTCGCCTTGGACCGCTGGGGCATTCCCCGCCGCCCGAAGGAGAATGAACAGGTGCCCTATATCTTTGCGGGCGTTCAAATCCTGTCGCCGGCCTTGTTTCAGGATGCGCCGGCGGCGCCCTTCAGCATGAACCTGCTCTGGGATCGCGCGTTGGAAGCTGGAAAACTCCGCGCCATCGTGCATGACGGTTTGTGGTTCCACCTCTCTACGCCCCCTGATCTGGACCATGCCGAAGCCGAACTGCGGGAGCGCTCGACGGGAGAAACCCGTTGA
- a CDS encoding NAD(P)/FAD-dependent oxidoreductase, giving the protein MAEVIDTDIAIIGAGPAGLFAVFECGMLKMRCVLIDALDAVGGQCTALYPEKPIYDIPAHPAIEAGDLVSRLEAQIEPFAAPRLLGRRVTGLSGQAGAFTLDTDRGDRITARAVIIAAGAGAFGPNRPPLDGLTQYEATGGVQYYVRRREDFRGKRVVIAGGGDSAVDWALALKGIAASIAVIHRRPKFRAAPEMAARLDAAAVAGEIELVIPYQLQGLVGEAGILTGVQAATLQGEVRLLPADVLLPFFGLSMDLGPIADWGLALEMHHLPVTPATCETSLAGVFAIGDVATYPGKLKLILQGFSEAAMAAHAIHPLVHEGVALHFEYSTSKGVPA; this is encoded by the coding sequence ATGGCTGAGGTCATCGACACCGACATCGCGATCATCGGCGCGGGTCCCGCCGGGCTTTTCGCGGTCTTCGAATGCGGCATGCTCAAGATGCGCTGCGTGCTGATCGATGCCCTGGACGCCGTGGGCGGACAATGCACGGCGCTCTATCCTGAGAAGCCGATCTACGACATTCCGGCCCATCCGGCGATCGAAGCCGGTGACCTCGTCAGCAGACTCGAAGCCCAGATCGAACCCTTCGCCGCACCGCGCCTACTCGGGCGTCGCGTCACGGGCCTGAGCGGCCAGGCAGGGGCCTTTACCCTCGATACGGATCGCGGTGACCGCATCACGGCGCGGGCGGTGATCATCGCCGCCGGGGCCGGGGCCTTCGGGCCCAATCGCCCGCCTCTCGACGGTCTAACGCAGTACGAGGCGACCGGTGGCGTGCAATATTACGTGCGGCGGCGGGAGGATTTCCGCGGCAAGCGCGTGGTGATTGCGGGTGGCGGCGACTCGGCCGTGGATTGGGCCCTGGCCTTGAAGGGCATCGCCGCGTCCATCGCCGTGATCCATCGCCGGCCGAAATTCCGCGCGGCGCCGGAAATGGCGGCACGGTTGGATGCGGCGGCGGTGGCCGGTGAGATCGAACTGGTGATCCCCTATCAGCTACAGGGTTTGGTGGGGGAGGCCGGCATTCTGACGGGCGTGCAAGCCGCGACCTTGCAGGGTGAAGTGCGGCTGCTGCCGGCCGATGTGCTGCTGCCGTTCTTCGGCCTGTCGATGGATTTGGGGCCGATTGCCGACTGGGGCTTGGCGCTGGAGATGCACCACCTGCCGGTGACGCCCGCAACCTGCGAGACCAGCCTTGCCGGCGTCTTCGCAATCGGTGACGTCGCAACCTATCCCGGCAAGCTCAAATTGATTCTACAGGGGTTTTCAGAGGCGGCGATGGCGGCACATGCCATTCATCCGC
- the trxA gene encoding thioredoxin TrxA — protein sequence MAGNTKAVTDASFDADVLKATGPVVVDFWAEWCGPCRAISPALEEISAEYAGKITIAKVNIDENPETPNNYAVRGIPTLILFKDGKPAATQVGAAPKSVLKAWIERSL from the coding sequence ATGGCCGGCAATACCAAGGCTGTCACGGACGCGAGTTTCGATGCCGACGTTCTGAAGGCGACCGGTCCGGTCGTCGTCGATTTCTGGGCGGAATGGTGCGGTCCGTGCCGCGCGATTTCGCCCGCGCTGGAAGAGATCTCGGCCGAATATGCCGGCAAGATCACCATCGCCAAGGTGAATATCGATGAAAATCCCGAGACGCCGAACAACTACGCCGTGCGCGGTATCCCGACCCTGATCCTGTTCAAGGACGGCAAGCCGGCGGCGACGCAGGTTGGCGCCGCGCCGAAGAGCGTGCTGAAGGCTTGGATCGAGCGCAGCCTGTAG